One region of Hoeflea sp. 108 genomic DNA includes:
- a CDS encoding cytochrome c-type biogenesis protein codes for MIKKLPAAAAFLGALLLAGTALAVKPNEMLADPKLEARARLLSEELRCMVCQNQSIDESDAELAADLRVLLRERLMAGDTDKQVMDYIVSRYGEFVLLKPPFNLRNALLWGAPVLILLAGGAFVFMSARSRRRQETTVLSKEEQDALDVILRKES; via the coding sequence ATGATCAAGAAACTGCCGGCAGCAGCTGCCTTCCTGGGCGCACTCCTTCTTGCAGGCACGGCGCTCGCGGTGAAGCCGAACGAGATGCTGGCCGATCCGAAGCTTGAGGCCCGGGCGCGGCTGCTCTCGGAAGAGCTGCGCTGCATGGTCTGCCAGAACCAGTCCATTGACGAATCCGACGCGGAGCTCGCTGCCGACCTTCGCGTGTTGCTGCGCGAGCGCCTCATGGCAGGCGATACAGACAAGCAGGTGATGGACTACATCGTCTCCCGCTATGGCGAGTTTGTGCTCTTGAAACCGCCCTTCAACCTGCGCAACGCGCTGCTCTGGGGCGCGCCGGTGCTCATCCTGCTGGCGGGCGGGGCTTTCGTCTTCATGTCTGCCCGTTCGCGTCGCCGGCAAGAAACGACTGTACTCAGCAAGGAAGAGCAGGATGCGCTCGACGTTATCCTGCGCAAGGAAAGCTGA
- a CDS encoding Do family serine endopeptidase gives MNSAHSPLSRSRKRFMAAAASVALAGAIGFGAMTSGTIPSYADAVRVNAPQISSFADVVDQVSPAVVSVQVKARIDPAADTGSSPFSDQQNFDNLPDNHPLKRFFRQFGGPDGQGGQDGGQRFKRNNRGNQQPRPVAQGSGFFISDDGYLVTNNHVVEDGTAYTVVTNDGKEFDAKLIGTDPRTDLAVLKVDAAGTKFTYVSFADDAKVRVGDWVVAVGNPFGLGGTVTAGIVSARGRDIGAGPYDDFLQIDAAVNRGNSGGPAFNLNGEVVGINTAIFSPSGGSVGIAFAIPASTAKQVVGDLMKNGSVQRGWLGVEIQPVTTDIAESLGLKGEKGALVSSAQDTGPAKKAGIVAGDVITQVNGQEVASPRELARLIGAVTPGKAVDVTVWRNGKSEAISVDLGTLPGSDKKASADEQSAPSEATSLADLGLTVTRNESGAGLVVTDVDPSSSAADRGIQAGDIITAVNSVEIKNPADVGKALADAEKAGRKAVLFQVSRENSNRFVALPINQG, from the coding sequence ATGAACAGCGCACATTCTCCCCTTTCGCGTTCCCGCAAGCGCTTCATGGCCGCTGCCGCATCCGTCGCCCTTGCAGGTGCGATCGGCTTTGGCGCCATGACCAGCGGGACGATCCCCTCCTATGCCGACGCCGTGCGCGTCAATGCACCCCAGATTTCAAGCTTCGCCGACGTTGTCGACCAGGTCTCGCCCGCCGTTGTGAGCGTCCAGGTCAAGGCCCGGATCGATCCGGCCGCCGACACCGGCTCCTCGCCCTTCTCAGACCAGCAGAATTTTGACAACCTCCCCGACAACCATCCGCTGAAGCGCTTCTTCCGCCAGTTCGGCGGCCCGGATGGCCAGGGTGGTCAGGACGGCGGTCAGCGCTTCAAGCGCAACAACCGTGGCAACCAGCAGCCGCGTCCGGTCGCCCAGGGCTCGGGCTTCTTCATTTCCGATGACGGCTACCTGGTTACCAACAACCACGTCGTCGAGGACGGCACCGCCTATACTGTTGTCACCAATGACGGCAAGGAATTCGACGCCAAGCTGATCGGTACCGATCCGCGCACAGATCTCGCCGTGCTCAAGGTCGACGCCGCAGGCACCAAGTTCACCTATGTCTCCTTTGCCGACGATGCCAAGGTCCGTGTCGGCGACTGGGTCGTGGCGGTCGGCAATCCGTTCGGTCTCGGCGGCACAGTCACCGCCGGCATCGTCTCGGCCCGTGGCCGCGACATCGGCGCCGGCCCATATGACGATTTCCTCCAGATCGACGCTGCGGTGAACCGCGGCAACTCGGGCGGTCCGGCCTTCAACCTCAACGGCGAAGTCGTTGGCATCAACACTGCGATCTTCTCGCCGTCGGGCGGCAGCGTCGGCATCGCCTTCGCCATCCCGGCCTCGACCGCCAAGCAGGTCGTCGGGGACCTGATGAAGAACGGCAGCGTCCAGCGTGGCTGGCTTGGCGTGGAAATCCAGCCGGTCACCACTGATATTGCGGAGTCCCTCGGCCTCAAGGGCGAGAAGGGTGCACTGGTTTCCAGTGCCCAGGACACCGGCCCGGCCAAGAAGGCGGGCATCGTGGCAGGTGACGTCATCACCCAGGTCAACGGTCAGGAGGTCGCCTCTCCGAGGGAGCTCGCCCGTTTGATCGGCGCTGTCACACCAGGCAAGGCGGTCGACGTCACGGTATGGCGCAACGGCAAGAGCGAGGCGATCAGCGTCGACCTCGGCACGCTTCCAGGTTCGGACAAGAAGGCGTCGGCCGACGAGCAGTCGGCGCCCTCCGAAGCCACCTCGCTTGCCGATCTCGGCCTGACTGTCACGCGCAATGAAAGCGGCGCCGGTCTCGTCGTGACCGACGTCGATCCTTCCAGCAGCGCTGCCGATCGCGGCATCCAGGCCGGCGACATCATTACCGCCGTGAACTCTGTCGAGATCAAGAACCCGGCTGATGTCGGCAAGGCGCTTGCCGACGCGGAAAAGGCGGGCCGCAAGGCCGTCCTCTTCCAGGTCAGCCGCGAGAACTCGAACCGCTTCGTCGCATTGCCCATCAACCAGGGCTGA